One genomic segment of Ignavibacteria bacterium includes these proteins:
- a CDS encoding nucleotidyltransferase domain-containing protein yields the protein MYTKKDLIEIIREFIASVSAEFNLQEAYLFGSHAIGVATEFSDIDIALVSDDFEGSRFWDKKKLNKILLNFPSDIEIHPFNTEDFNDSDPFVLEIKRTGTKII from the coding sequence AAAAAGATTTGATCGAAATCATTAGAGAATTTATTGCCTCAGTTTCTGCAGAATTTAATTTACAGGAGGCATATTTATTTGGCTCTCATGCAATTGGTGTGGCAACTGAATTCAGTGACATAGACATTGCGTTAGTCTCTGATGATTTCGAAGGGAGTAGATTTTGGGACAAAAAGAAACTCAACAAAATTCTTTTGAATTTTCCTTCGGATATCGAGATCCATCCATTCAATACTGAAGATTTTAACGATTCTGATCCATTCGTCCTTGAAATTAAACGTACAGGTACTAAAATAATCTAG